The Rahnella aquatilis CIP 78.65 = ATCC 33071 genomic sequence CCGTGGCGGTCAGCATTTCCCAGCCTTGCTGGCCGGCAGTCAGGGTTTTAGTCGACAGCGTGAAAGAGATATTGCTCAGGCCGGTTTTATACAGGATCCAGCCCGCCAGCAGCAGCATCACGACATACACCGCCGGGCCAGCCACATCGATAAAACGCTTAATTGCGCTCATTCCGTGCCAGAACACCATTGCCTGCAACACCCACATAATGCCAAAACACACCCATCCCAGCGCCGACAATCCCAGCCAGTGCGGAATAGTCATTGGCGTCAGTGACGGGAAGAATTTGAGCAGTACCAGCATTAACGCGTTAGCGGCCAGATAGGTCTGAATGCCGTACCAGGCGAAAGCGATCAGCCCGCGGATCACTGCCGGAATATTGGCCCCGAATACGCCAAATGCCTGACGGCAGATTACCGCGTAAGGCACACCGGCCTGCTGGCTCGGTTTCGCCACCAGGTTGGCACAAATCTGCACAATACAAATCCCGCACAGCAAACACAGCAGAACCTGCCAGCTGGTCAGACCGAGCGTAAAGAAGCTCGCGGCGACCACATAGCCGCCCATACTGTGCACATCGGACATCCAGAAAGAAAAAATGTTGTACCAGCTCCAGTTTTGGTCACGAGTGGGCGCTAAATCATCATTACACAGCTTCGGGCTGTAATAAGGTTTGATGATCCCGGCGCTCTGTTCAGATGACGCCGTGGCGGAGGTGATTTCCTGATTTGGCATAAATCGTGCTCCTGTCATAAACAACATGTGAAAGTCGGAAGCCGGACACCGGCTGCCCAAAGTTAAAAAGCAGTCACAGGAGCACTGCATGAATCAGGCCAAATTTCATTTTTTGTATACAAAAAATAAGTTTCATGTATACGATTATATTCCCGAACGGTATACGGAGTAACGGCAATGACCAGTTGGAACGGGCTCAATACAGCCTATTTTACCGAGGATAAGGACGACCATATTTATAACGCGCTGGTGAAATCTATCGTGGAACACCAGCTTTTACCGGGCAGTAAATTGCCGGAAGAAGCGCTGGCCGAAGTATTTTCAGTCAGCCGCACGGGGATCCGCCGCGTCCTGCAGCGCCTTGCCGCAGTGCAACTGGTGACGTTATTGCCCAAGCGTGGTGCGCATGTCACCACGCCGGATGCTGAAGAATCGCGCGATGTGTTCGCGACGCGTAAAATCCTGGAGTGCGCCAACCTGCCGCTGGTGATTGCCCGTTGCCAGTCGCCCCATCTGGTGGCGCTGAAAAAACTGGTTCAGGAAGAAAAGCGGGCTCACGATGAACGTAACGGTGCCGCTGCGATCCGCCTTTCCGCCGCCTTCCACGTTCAGCTTCAGGCTATTTCCGGCAATAAAGTGCTTACTGAATCCGTCTCGCAACTGACCCTGCGCTCCTCGCTGGCGATTGCCGCCTGGGGCGCACCGTGGCAGCAGGGCTGCCGTTGTCATGATCATGATGATCTTATTGATCTGCTGAAAAAGCGCGACGTCGCCGGGCTGACCGCTGGCATGGCGCATCATTTCGATACCATCGTAGCCAGCCTGCGTTTTGAGCAACATAACGGGCAGACGCCCGATTTTGCGCAGATATTTGCGGCTCAGAAGCCGGTTACGGGTAAGGAGCCGGGCTGATGGTCAAATCACTTTGTATACAACTGATCAATCCGAACACCAGCCAGGCGATGACCGAAGTGATGGCGCAAACTGCCCGCTCGGTTGCCGCGCCGCAGACACACATTCTGGCCGTTTGCCCTGAGGAAGGGGCACCGTCAATTGAAGGGCATTTCGATGAAGCGATTGCCACGTTGGGCGTGTTGCAGCAGATAAAAGCGGGGCGCGATGCCGGTGTTGACGGGCATATAATTGCCTGTTTCGGTGACCCCGGATTACTGGCTGCCCGCGAGCTGGCGCGTGCGCCGGTTATCGGTATTGCGGAAGCAGCAATGCATCTGGCGACAATGCTGGCGACGCGTTTTTCTATCGTGACGACCTTGCCACGCACGCTGACTATTGCCCGGCATTTGCTGCATCAGTACGGATTCGAACGTCATTGTGCAGCCTTGCACGCCATCGATTTGCCGGTGTTATCACTGGAAGACGGCAGCGGGCTGGCGCAGGAAAAAGTGCGCGAGCAGTGTATCGCGGCGAAAAAATCTGACGGCAGCGGGGCGATCGTGCTCGGTTGTGGCGGAATGGCCGATCTGGCGCAGGAACTGACGATCGAGCTGAATATACCGGTGATCGACGGTGTCAGCGCGGCGGTCAAAATGGTCGAGTCACTGGCTGCCCTGCGCCTGACGACCAGTAAACACGGTGATCTGGATTATCCGCTGGAAAAACCCTTGTCTGGCCGTTTTGCCGGGCTGAATCTGAGAGAACACTATGTCTGATACTGAATACGGTTTTACTGATGCTTACCCGCGCGACTTAATCGGTTACGCCGGACGCCCGCCGCATGCTCACTGGCCGGGCAACGCCCGTATCGCGGTACAGTTTGTCCTCAATTACGAAGAGGGCGCCGAGAATAACGTCCTGCATGGTGATACCGGCTCTGAGCAATTCCTGTCTGACATCATTGGTGCCGCCAGTTTCCCAGACCGCCACATGTCGATGGATTCGCTGTACGAATACGGTTCCCGTGCCGGTTTCTGGCGTATCCACAATGAGTTTCAGAAACGCGGCTTACCGCTGACCGTTTTCGGCGTGGCGATGGCACTGGCACGCAATCCGGAAATCGTCAGTGCGATCAAAGCAGCGGATTACGATGTTGTCAGCCATGGCTGGCGCTGGATCCACTATCAGGACATGAGCAAAGCCGAAGAGGCGGAGCACATGAAAAAAGCCATCACGGTTCTGCGCGACCTGTTCGGTAAAGCGCCGTCCGGCTGGTACACCGGCCGCGACAGCCCGAATACCCGTCAGCTTGTCGTGGAAGCGGGCGGGTTCCAGTATGACAG encodes the following:
- a CDS encoding GntR family transcriptional regulator, giving the protein MTSWNGLNTAYFTEDKDDHIYNALVKSIVEHQLLPGSKLPEEALAEVFSVSRTGIRRVLQRLAAVQLVTLLPKRGAHVTTPDAEESRDVFATRKILECANLPLVIARCQSPHLVALKKLVQEEKRAHDERNGAAAIRLSAAFHVQLQAISGNKVLTESVSQLTLRSSLAIAAWGAPWQQGCRCHDHDDLIDLLKKRDVAGLTAGMAHHFDTIVASLRFEQHNGQTPDFAQIFAAQKPVTGKEPG
- a CDS encoding aspartate/glutamate racemase family protein, yielding MVKSLCIQLINPNTSQAMTEVMAQTARSVAAPQTHILAVCPEEGAPSIEGHFDEAIATLGVLQQIKAGRDAGVDGHIIACFGDPGLLAARELARAPVIGIAEAAMHLATMLATRFSIVTTLPRTLTIARHLLHQYGFERHCAALHAIDLPVLSLEDGSGLAQEKVREQCIAAKKSDGSGAIVLGCGGMADLAQELTIELNIPVIDGVSAAVKMVESLAALRLTTSKHGDLDYPLEKPLSGRFAGLNLREHYV
- the puuE gene encoding allantoinase PuuE, translated to MSDTEYGFTDAYPRDLIGYAGRPPHAHWPGNARIAVQFVLNYEEGAENNVLHGDTGSEQFLSDIIGAASFPDRHMSMDSLYEYGSRAGFWRIHNEFQKRGLPLTVFGVAMALARNPEIVSAIKAADYDVVSHGWRWIHYQDMSKAEEAEHMKKAITVLRDLFGKAPSGWYTGRDSPNTRQLVVEAGGFQYDSDYYGDDLPFWMPVKRENGETKQHLVIPYTLETNDMRFASPQGFNTGEQFYTYLKDTFDVLYAEGETSPKMMSVGMHCRILGRPGRFRALQRFLDYIGSHEKVWVCKRQDIADHWVKHFGV